Proteins from one Fusobacterium sp. SYSU M8D902 genomic window:
- a CDS encoding pyridoxamine 5'-phosphate oxidase family protein — protein MEEIIKFLTENPVQYLATVGVDGKAKCRPFMFCFEKDKKLWFCTSNKKKVYEEMSKNPFIEICISNASYSWLRLSGKATFKNEIEIKKSCFENPIVKEQYKTIENPSFQMFYLENIQAIIADMSGNLPKKYTF, from the coding sequence ATGGAAGAAATTATTAAATTTTTAACTGAAAATCCAGTACAATATTTAGCTACAGTTGGTGTTGATGGCAAGGCAAAGTGCAGACCATTTATGTTTTGTTTTGAAAAAGATAAAAAACTATGGTTTTGTACAAGTAACAAGAAAAAAGTTTATGAAGAAATGAGTAAAAATCCTTTCATAGAAATCTGTATTTCAAATGCTAGTTATTCTTGGCTTAGATTGAGTGGAAAAGCTACTTTTAAAAATGAAATTGAAATAAAAAAAAGTTGTTTTGAAAATCCAATAGTAAAAGAACAATATAAAACAATAGAAAATCCTTCTTTCCAAATGTTTTATTTAGAAAATATTCAAGCAATTATTGCTGATATGTCAGGAAATTTACCAAAAAAATATACTTTTTAA
- a CDS encoding flavin reductase encodes MNKTSIDISKVFIPHPMQLFIIGTTKNDLTPNLGIFSWLNFCWDEELSISLCLDGEKLTKERILENKILSVNMVTEEILPYIKKWIKEKNKNKILNYEKNLLEQGKVLNVPILKNSPLIYELEVKKTIELNGSIIFICKIRNTLVANNLIMEKGEYNFKNISPILVALNNYYKLITDNNLGTWN; translated from the coding sequence ATGAACAAAACTAGCATTGATATAAGCAAAGTTTTTATTCCGCATCCTATGCAACTTTTTATTATTGGAACTACCAAAAATGATCTTACTCCAAATTTAGGTATCTTCTCTTGGTTAAATTTTTGTTGGGATGAAGAATTATCAATTAGCCTTTGTTTAGATGGAGAAAAACTAACAAAGGAAAGAATACTAGAAAATAAAATCCTTTCTGTAAATATGGTTACAGAAGAAATATTACCTTATATTAAGAAATGGATCAAAGAAAAGAATAAAAATAAAATATTAAATTATGAAAAAAATTTATTAGAACAAGGAAAGGTTTTAAATGTTCCAATTTTAAAAAATAGTCCACTAATTTATGAATTAGAAGTGAAAAAAACTATAGAACTCAATGGAAGTATTATCTTTATTTGTAAAATAAGAAATACATTAGTTGCAAATAATTTGATTATGGAAAAAGGAGAATATAATTTTAAAAATATCTCTCCAATTCTCGTAGCTTTAAATAATTATTATAAATTAATAACAGATAACAATCTTGGAACTTGGAATTAA
- a CDS encoding GNAT family N-acetyltransferase, giving the protein MVKWGAEYKRLVEGKLPIRISNGKIILIEKATINDISMIFQLQQQLFSTKVIYLQELYKTQDELYNNFGKGVYFKAVNEKEEIIGSLCASFFSKNRLEIFLLFVNPNFRNEGIALNLLSELEKICLCTSYEIHINSSNTIAVSFFENRGYIQWNSTQNHICLKKDGKLSDEISNN; this is encoded by the coding sequence ATGGTTAAATGGGGAGCAGAATATAAACGTTTAGTTGAAGGTAAACTACCAATTAGAATTTCAAATGGGAAAATAATATTAATTGAAAAAGCGACAATAAATGATATTTCTATGATTTTTCAGCTTCAACAGCAGTTATTTTCAACTAAAGTCATCTATTTACAAGAATTATATAAAACACAAGATGAATTATATAATAATTTTGGAAAAGGAGTATATTTTAAAGCAGTAAATGAAAAAGAAGAAATTATTGGTAGTTTATGTGCTTCTTTTTTTTCTAAAAATCGCTTAGAAATTTTTTTACTATTTGTTAATCCAAACTTTAGAAATGAAGGAATTGCCCTTAACTTATTATCTGAATTGGAAAAGATTTGTTTATGTACTTCTTATGAAATACATATCAATTCAAGTAATACAATTGCAGTATCATTTTTTGAGAATAGAGGATATATTCAATGGAATTCTACCCAGAACCATATTTGTTTAAAAAAAGATGGGAAATTAAGTGATGAAATTTCTAATAATTAG
- a CDS encoding YaaA family protein, which translates to MKILFSPSKTMKLKNINFSKNRTINFPDKTHSLVNSLKKLSKSEIEKLFKIKGQLLEETYNNIQNFDSLDSYEALSLYDGVTFRQLNLNSYSAKDLNYLNENLLIFSALYGVLSPNTEIKPYRLDMTINFLEESLYKFWNDKINDFLNAYIDEIFINLASKEFSKIIDKKKFKVINIEFRQKVDDKLKNISTEAKKARGMLLDFMTINNISDLESIKTFTKEGYQFSESDSNSDTLFFIRKIKL; encoded by the coding sequence ATGAAGATTTTATTTTCGCCTAGTAAGACAATGAAACTAAAAAATATTAATTTTTCTAAAAATAGAACTATTAACTTTCCTGATAAAACTCATTCATTAGTTAATTCTTTAAAAAAACTTTCTAAATCAGAAATTGAAAAATTATTTAAAATAAAGGGACAACTACTTGAGGAAACTTACAATAACATTCAAAACTTTGACTCTCTAGACTCATATGAAGCTTTATCCCTTTATGACGGTGTCACTTTTAGACAACTAAACTTAAATAGTTACTCTGCTAAAGATTTAAACTACTTAAATGAAAATCTATTAATTTTCTCTGCTCTATATGGAGTTTTATCTCCAAATACTGAAATAAAACCATATAGACTTGATATGACTATTAACTTTTTAGAGGAATCTCTTTACAAATTTTGGAATGATAAAATAAATGATTTTCTTAATGCATATATTGATGAAATCTTTATTAATTTAGCTTCAAAAGAGTTTTCTAAAATAATTGATAAGAAAAAATTCAAAGTTATAAATATTGAATTTAGACAAAAAGTAGATGATAAATTAAAAAATATTAGCACTGAAGCAAAAAAAGCTAGAGGAATGTTATTAGATTTTATGACAATTAATAATATTTCTGATTTAGAAAGTATTAAAACTTTTACTAAAGAAGGATATCAATTTTCAGAATCTGATTCTAACTCTGATACATTATTTTTTATTAGAAAAATCAAATTATAA